In Pirellulaceae bacterium, one DNA window encodes the following:
- a CDS encoding NADH-quinone oxidoreductase subunit M: MNSSIFLLISIVLPILGSILICSLGAGSVVLVRRVALCVSLVTCFTAFLVVSRFEPTGDIYMAEQLDAAAKDPSILKTFDPATTAFASTEYEWLPASTGIDVRFSIGLDGLSVWLYALTALLMLSAVLVSWTAITERVALFYGMLLLLEAGCLGVFAARDLILFYIFFEFTLIPLFFLIGIWGSEQRRFAAQKFFLFTLAGSLLTFIGLLTIVISVHQQMMNQGMGHGAISCSIPELVVRLTCFPLANSLQSWVFLALFVGFAIKVPLFPFHTWLPLAHVQAPAAGSVFLAGILLKIGTFGFLRFNIPMLPEATVAFAPVLLWLAVIGIIYGAFVALAQSDMKRLVAYSSVSHLGFCMLGLFVLNPLGVQGATLQMINHGISTGALFALIGMLYERYHTREISDFGGLAKRLPIFAFFMLLFTFSSIGLPGLNGFAGEILILAGAFQRGWAQQAGPWGAQLKIISVIAVFGVVLGAWYMLSLVKRVFFGELKEPSGQDAEGELPGDLTGREIWALVPLAILVFWIGLYPKFFLDRMQPTIDYSIQAARQAADRPPAALASTRNREESQPSAR; encoded by the coding sequence ATGAATTCCTCGATATTCTTGTTGATTTCGATCGTCTTGCCGATCTTGGGATCCATCCTGATTTGCTCGCTTGGTGCGGGCAGTGTGGTACTTGTTCGTCGTGTAGCGCTTTGTGTTTCGCTCGTGACTTGCTTCACCGCCTTTTTGGTGGTTAGCCGTTTCGAACCCACCGGCGACATTTACATGGCCGAACAGCTGGATGCGGCCGCGAAAGACCCATCCATTCTGAAAACCTTTGACCCGGCGACGACCGCGTTTGCCAGCACAGAATACGAATGGCTGCCCGCCTCGACCGGAATCGATGTTCGATTTTCCATCGGGTTGGATGGTTTGAGTGTTTGGCTCTACGCGCTCACGGCACTGCTGATGCTTAGTGCAGTGCTCGTGAGTTGGACGGCAATCACGGAACGGGTTGCTTTGTTCTACGGTATGCTGCTACTTCTCGAAGCGGGCTGCTTGGGTGTCTTTGCGGCGCGAGATTTAATCCTCTTTTACATCTTCTTCGAGTTTACCCTGATTCCATTGTTTTTCTTGATTGGGATTTGGGGGAGCGAGCAGCGGCGATTTGCAGCCCAAAAGTTTTTCTTGTTCACGTTGGCCGGCAGTCTGTTGACCTTTATCGGACTGTTGACCATCGTCATTTCAGTTCATCAGCAGATGATGAATCAGGGGATGGGGCACGGTGCGATCAGTTGTTCGATTCCGGAATTGGTCGTCCGATTGACTTGCTTTCCCCTAGCGAACAGTTTGCAATCTTGGGTGTTTTTGGCCTTATTTGTAGGTTTTGCCATCAAAGTCCCCCTTTTTCCCTTCCACACTTGGTTGCCACTTGCCCACGTTCAGGCGCCGGCCGCTGGAAGTGTTTTTCTGGCGGGAATCTTGTTGAAGATCGGGACGTTTGGCTTTTTGCGATTCAACATTCCGATGTTACCCGAGGCAACTGTTGCCTTTGCCCCCGTGCTGCTTTGGTTAGCGGTGATTGGAATTATTTATGGCGCGTTCGTGGCGTTGGCCCAGTCGGACATGAAACGCCTGGTTGCCTACTCGAGCGTGAGTCACCTTGGGTTTTGTATGCTTGGATTGTTTGTCCTAAATCCGTTAGGAGTCCAAGGTGCTACCTTGCAAATGATTAATCATGGTATTTCGACAGGTGCACTTTTCGCACTGATCGGCATGTTATATGAGCGATATCATACGCGTGAAATTTCGGACTTTGGCGGTCTTGCCAAGCGACTACCTATTTTTGCTTTCTTCATGCTGTTGTTCACATTTTCGAGTATCGGATTGCCTGGGCTGAACGGCTTTGCCGGTGAGATCCTGATTCTAGCGGGAGCTTTTCAACGGGGTTGGGCCCAGCAGGCTGGACCGTGGGGAGCTCAGCTAAAAATAATCTCTGTGATCGCAGTTTTCGGCGTGGTGCTGGGCGCTTGGTATATGCTGTCGCTGGTTAAACGCGTCTTTTTTGGCGAGCTGAAAGAGCCCTCCGGGCAGGACGCCGAAGGTGAGCTACCTGGCGACTTGACTGGCCGTGAGATTTGGGCGTTAGTGCCGCTTGCCATTTTGGTATTTTGGATCGGGTTGTATCCGAAATTCTTCCTGGATCGGATGCAGCCCACGATCGACTATTCGATTCAAGCCGCTCGCCAAGCCGCAGACCGTCCGCCTGCGGCGCTGGCTTCGACGCGGAACAGAGAGGAAAGTCAACCAAGTGCCCGTTAA
- a CDS encoding NADH-quinone oxidoreductase subunit N, whose product MPVNAETIVNLLPEVTLVLLAVVILIGGTFNRSKLSWTIVSLFIFGVVAVMLSRQPTAAQVVAAGPLRFDGFSQYFRWTALGLGGLFTLFATQSRQFKLFPELLAALVLIVTGLMVVSSAADLVMMFLGFELISIPTYVLLFIGKSDRQSDEAAAKYFFLSILSSALMLYGFASLYGVTGEIEFQLIRASLQADSAPLLRSFLPISLVAIIAGLAFKVAAVPFHFYAPDVYQATTNLNAAVLAIVPKMAGVIGLVRILIAVYPRESLFPWQLAIVLAVLTMTLGNVAALWQNNLRRLLGYSSIAHAGYLLIGLAAALGGQIDAATTQDAITAMVFYVVVYSVATIGAFSVLAYLSDDDFSFSQLRELAGLARTHPVIGACLAVCMFSLSGIPPLAGFWGKLTLFKSALDVGLSSSGGTRYWFIVLAVLGALNAAIAAAYYLRVIGVIYFNADESSPKKPPLGNPGAGLVALLSVWIVIGIGLFTSGAMLRAEAAARSVSVVKSVDPELTLVTKPRRP is encoded by the coding sequence GTGCCCGTTAACGCCGAAACCATTGTCAATTTGTTGCCGGAAGTGACGCTCGTGTTGCTTGCGGTCGTCATTCTGATTGGTGGAACCTTCAATCGGTCAAAACTGAGTTGGACGATTGTTTCGCTGTTCATCTTCGGCGTTGTGGCTGTCATGCTTTCGCGGCAGCCCACCGCGGCGCAGGTTGTTGCCGCGGGACCGTTGCGATTCGATGGCTTCTCGCAATATTTTCGCTGGACGGCACTCGGTCTCGGCGGGCTTTTTACGCTGTTTGCCACTCAAAGTCGGCAGTTTAAGCTGTTTCCTGAACTCCTCGCTGCGCTTGTTCTGATTGTTACCGGGCTTATGGTTGTGAGTTCGGCCGCTGACCTCGTGATGATGTTTCTTGGATTTGAACTGATATCGATCCCGACCTATGTCTTGTTGTTCATCGGCAAGTCGGATCGTCAGTCTGATGAAGCAGCGGCAAAATACTTTTTCCTGAGCATTCTTTCGTCCGCTCTGATGTTGTACGGGTTTGCGTCACTCTATGGCGTGACCGGTGAAATTGAATTTCAGTTAATCCGGGCCAGTTTGCAGGCCGATTCGGCTCCGCTGCTTCGCTCGTTTCTTCCGATATCGCTGGTGGCGATCATTGCCGGGTTGGCCTTCAAGGTGGCTGCGGTTCCCTTCCACTTCTACGCACCAGATGTTTATCAGGCGACCACTAACTTGAATGCGGCCGTATTGGCGATTGTGCCCAAGATGGCCGGCGTTATTGGGTTGGTCCGCATTTTGATTGCGGTTTATCCTCGCGAGTCACTTTTCCCCTGGCAGCTTGCGATCGTTTTGGCGGTGTTGACGATGACGCTCGGCAATGTCGCCGCACTCTGGCAAAACAATCTGCGGCGTTTGCTGGGCTATTCTTCGATTGCCCACGCGGGATATCTGCTGATTGGATTGGCGGCGGCGTTGGGGGGGCAAATCGATGCGGCGACCACGCAAGACGCGATCACAGCGATGGTGTTCTATGTGGTTGTTTATTCGGTGGCAACGATTGGTGCTTTCTCGGTGCTCGCTTATCTAAGTGATGACGATTTCAGTTTTTCTCAGCTACGCGAGCTCGCTGGACTGGCTCGCACGCATCCTGTGATTGGTGCTTGTCTGGCGGTTTGTATGTTCTCACTGAGTGGCATCCCTCCCTTAGCGGGATTTTGGGGTAAGCTGACCTTGTTCAAGTCGGCCTTGGATGTCGGTCTTTCGAGCTCGGGTGGGACGCGGTACTGGTTTATTGTGCTTGCGGTCTTGGGGGCTTTGAACGCAGCGATTGCGGCCGCATATTATTTGAGAGTGATCGGCGTGATTTATTTCAATGCCGATGAGTCCTCCCCGAAAAAGCCACCGCTAGGAAATCCGGGAGCTGGCTTGGTGGCATTATTGAGTGTTTGGATTGTGATTGGCATCGGGCTGTTTACATCCGGTGCGATGCTCCGAGCAGAGGCAGCGGCTCGATCGGTCTCGGTGGTCAAATCGGTGGATCCCGAGTTGACGTTGGTGACCAAGCCACGTCGACCTTAA
- a CDS encoding helix-turn-helix domain-containing protein, with translation MARSGKKNSLGSLFDEADCPIYVLDADRRLQYCNQACCRWTDCASDQLLGVRWDYHSLENAPPLATESSKDRVSAGLCPSLDAFSGVRSRGIVALPGSCQRREAEFIPLSLGADVTSVLVLVAPQDLTCQPLSEASDAFEPAKLHEQLQYWRNVQRDVYRLDNLVGSSVQMQRVRDQVRLACAGQGAVLAVGSPGSGRERMMRTIHSSRSQSAQIALIPLDCRLLDSELMRSTMDNVIRESSELEGSGGVDLLLLDVDQLSLDCQIVLLNFLCLEELNVTALATAGTDLVTLAKKAGFVADLAEKLTTLVIRLPTLLERPDDLPLLIQVAIENQNAAGGKQVLGTTQRAMDLLLAYRWTGNVDQLFEFVRQAHRCAAGVLITEQDLPDAISLSIDADRYPHRQVETIELESYLANIERELIQRALVTSGGNKAQAARLLGISRGRLLRRLETLKISS, from the coding sequence ATGGCCAGATCTGGCAAAAAGAACTCGCTTGGTTCGCTGTTCGACGAGGCGGACTGCCCCATTTATGTACTGGATGCGGATCGTCGACTGCAGTACTGCAATCAAGCATGTTGTCGCTGGACTGACTGTGCGTCTGATCAATTGTTGGGAGTCCGTTGGGATTACCATTCGCTTGAGAACGCCCCGCCTCTTGCCACGGAATCATCAAAAGATCGTGTGTCAGCTGGCCTGTGTCCGTCGCTTGATGCGTTTTCAGGCGTGAGATCCCGTGGAATCGTAGCTTTGCCGGGTTCTTGTCAACGGCGCGAGGCAGAATTCATTCCGCTTTCGCTCGGTGCTGACGTGACCAGCGTGTTGGTGCTCGTGGCTCCTCAGGATCTTACTTGCCAGCCGTTGTCGGAAGCGTCAGATGCGTTTGAACCGGCCAAGCTTCATGAGCAGCTGCAATATTGGCGCAATGTTCAGCGCGACGTCTACCGCCTCGACAACTTGGTTGGAAGTAGCGTGCAGATGCAGCGCGTGCGGGATCAGGTGCGTCTTGCTTGCGCCGGTCAGGGGGCGGTGCTCGCCGTGGGCTCACCAGGTTCCGGGCGAGAGCGGATGATGCGAACGATCCATTCGTCCAGATCCCAATCGGCTCAGATCGCTTTGATTCCTTTGGATTGCCGTCTTCTGGACAGCGAGTTGATGCGGTCGACGATGGACAACGTGATCCGCGAGTCCAGCGAGCTGGAGGGATCGGGCGGTGTCGATCTGCTCTTGTTGGATGTCGATCAGCTATCCCTTGATTGTCAGATTGTGTTATTGAATTTTCTGTGTTTGGAAGAATTGAACGTGACAGCGTTGGCGACCGCAGGTACGGATTTGGTGACGCTGGCGAAAAAAGCCGGATTCGTGGCCGACTTGGCTGAAAAACTCACGACGTTGGTGATTCGACTGCCGACTTTGTTGGAGCGTCCAGACGATCTACCGCTACTGATTCAGGTGGCCATCGAAAATCAAAACGCGGCAGGTGGTAAGCAGGTACTCGGTACCACCCAGCGCGCGATGGATCTATTGTTGGCCTATCGTTGGACTGGAAACGTGGATCAGTTGTTTGAGTTTGTTCGACAGGCCCATCGTTGCGCAGCAGGGGTGCTGATTACCGAACAGGATCTGCCAGACGCGATCAGTTTGTCAATTGATGCTGATCGCTATCCGCACCGGCAGGTCGAGACGATCGAGTTGGAGTCTTATCTGGCCAACATTGAAAGGGAATTGATCCAAAGGGCCCTCGTGACGTCTGGTGGCAACAAGGCTCAGGCGGCACGTCTGTTGGGTATCTCACGCGGTCGGCTACTCCGCCGACTGGAAACATTGAAAATTTCATCCTGA
- a CDS encoding Mrp/NBP35 family ATP-binding protein → MAGGALDAAVVKAAMQNFKDPETGRSVVDMSQVKDLAIEDRRVCVTLALTTHSAPLWDETYREAEQHLKAALPQASEIKVERAVLDRRPEKIGEIGLAAKSVIAVGSGKGGVGKSTVASALAYGLQRSGSVVGLVDADVYGPSIPHLLGVSGRPEILNNRIQPIEKDGIRVMSMGFLVPPGEAVVWRGPMLHGAITQFLRDTEWGELDYLIIDMPPGTGDIALTLSQLLPLSGSVVVCTPQEVALLDAVKAIAMLRKVNIPVLGMVENMSGFICSDCNKRYDIFGSGGAKKRAEELEVPFLGEIPINVGIRTSGDKGQMNAVFEDEATRPYLEQLTHQLVRNLAQQVMEEPPLPTLNVL, encoded by the coding sequence ATGGCCGGTGGTGCGTTAGATGCTGCGGTGGTTAAAGCAGCAATGCAAAACTTCAAGGATCCCGAAACGGGGCGTAGCGTCGTTGACATGTCGCAAGTCAAGGATCTGGCGATTGAGGATCGACGTGTTTGTGTGACTCTCGCACTGACCACGCATTCTGCTCCGCTTTGGGATGAGACATATCGAGAGGCAGAGCAGCATTTGAAGGCCGCTTTGCCACAGGCCAGCGAGATCAAGGTTGAACGTGCAGTCCTTGATCGGCGGCCCGAAAAGATTGGTGAAATTGGACTCGCTGCGAAGTCGGTAATCGCGGTCGGATCGGGCAAAGGTGGTGTCGGCAAAAGCACCGTCGCTTCGGCACTTGCCTACGGCTTGCAACGTTCAGGATCTGTCGTCGGACTTGTCGATGCAGACGTGTACGGGCCGAGTATTCCCCATCTGCTTGGCGTAAGTGGGCGACCGGAGATTCTCAACAATCGGATTCAGCCGATCGAGAAGGATGGCATCCGAGTGATGTCGATGGGCTTCCTGGTACCGCCCGGGGAAGCGGTTGTCTGGCGTGGGCCGATGCTGCACGGAGCCATCACACAATTCTTGCGTGATACTGAATGGGGTGAGCTTGATTATCTGATCATCGACATGCCTCCAGGAACCGGAGACATTGCGCTGACGCTCTCCCAGCTGTTGCCCCTTTCCGGTTCGGTCGTCGTCTGCACGCCCCAAGAGGTTGCCTTGTTGGATGCGGTCAAAGCGATCGCCATGTTGCGGAAGGTCAATATTCCAGTGCTTGGCATGGTGGAGAACATGAGTGGCTTCATCTGCTCGGATTGCAACAAGCGATATGACATATTTGGCAGTGGTGGTGCCAAGAAACGTGCTGAAGAGCTCGAGGTGCCCTTCTTAGGCGAGATTCCGATCAACGTGGGGATTCGTACCAGTGGCGACAAAGGGCAAATGAACGCCGTTTTTGAGGACGAGGCGACACGTCCCTATTTGGAGCAGCTGACGCATCAGTTGGTGAGGAATTTGGCCCAGCAGGTGATGGAAGAGCCACCGCTTCCGACCCTCAACGTCCTGTAG